Proteins from one Cicer arietinum cultivar CDC Frontier isolate Library 1 chromosome 3, Cicar.CDCFrontier_v2.0, whole genome shotgun sequence genomic window:
- the LOC101509902 gene encoding ras-related protein RABA5b codes for MDENGEGGEEYLFKIVLIGDSAVGKSNLLSRFARNEFDSNSKATIGVEFQTQMVEIDGKEVKAQIWDTAGQERFRAVTSAYYRGAVGALVVYDISRRGTFDSIKRWLDELTTQNDSTVATMLVGNKCDLENIREVSTEEGKTLAEEEGLFFMETSALESTNVQTAFEIVIREIYNNISRKVLNSDSYKAELSVNRVSLVNGAGSKKNLLNFSCCS; via the exons atggaCGAAAACGGTGAAGGAGGTGAAGAGTACTTGTTCAAGATCGTGTTAATCGGCGACTCAGCAGTAGGAAAATCGAACCTACTTTCACGATTCGCACGAAACGAATTCGACTCGAATTCAAAAGCAACAATCGGCGTTGAATTTCAGACGCAAATGGTGGAAATCGACGGTAAAGAAGTGAAGGCGCAGATCTGGGATACTGCTGGTCAAGAACGTTTCAGAGCTGTTACTTCTGCTTACTATAGAGGTGCTGTTGGTGCTCTTGTTGTTTATGATATTAGTAGGAGAGGTACTTTTGATAGTATCAAGAGGTGGCTTGATGAACTTACTA CTCAAAATGATAGCACGGTAGCAACCATGTTGGTGGGAAATAAGTGTGATTTGGAGAATATCAGAGAAGTGAGCACAGAGGAGGGAAAAACTCTTGCAGAAGAAGAAGGTTTGTTCTTTATGGAGACATCAGCACTCGAATCTACCAATGTTCAAACGGCTTTTGAGATTGTTATCCGTGAAATTTACAATAACATCAGCCGCAAAGTCTTAAACTCTGATTCTTATAAGGCTGAATTGTCTGTGAATCGAGTAAGCCTGGTTAATGGGGCAGGATCAAAGAAAAATCTGCTCAATTTTTCCTGTTGTTCATGA